One window of Falsibacillus pallidus genomic DNA carries:
- a CDS encoding EAL and HDOD domain-containing protein, whose product MEVFVARQPIFNSKEETIAYELLYRRNHQNEFPSINGDQATAEVLINSFLSIGIDKLSNGKPCFINFTQNLLMLKVPAYFRPREIVVEILEDVTPSKSILQICRELKSQGYQIALDDFILYENSEDHHELMRLADIIKVDFLNTSVEKRTEIEALAKLLNVKLLAEKVETMGEYHEAKKKGYSYFQGYFFSKPIILSSHDVPAYFHSYYSVIQNLSVSEPNIQIITNLIEQDVSLSYKLLRLINSPAYRPKQKISSIRQAIVLLGLIEIQKWIYVLAVREKNTLENKMSEEIIRTCLTRAKMCELIAGNKKEEKKSSMYFLTGMFSMLDAILSMPMEHIVKELPLMDIISDALKGKENDLKDVLDLVIAVEKAEWEKVFVLSGKINSDPAKLFEFYTFSCSWAEELLKDDLLLVP is encoded by the coding sequence ATGGAAGTTTTTGTTGCAAGGCAGCCAATCTTTAATTCAAAAGAAGAAACAATCGCTTATGAGCTGCTCTATAGAAGAAATCACCAAAATGAATTTCCATCTATTAATGGAGACCAAGCCACTGCAGAAGTGCTGATCAATAGTTTTCTTTCCATAGGGATCGATAAATTATCTAATGGCAAACCGTGTTTTATCAATTTTACGCAAAATCTGTTGATGCTTAAAGTCCCTGCTTACTTCAGGCCGAGGGAAATAGTCGTAGAAATTCTGGAAGATGTCACGCCTTCCAAAAGCATCCTGCAAATTTGCCGGGAATTAAAGTCACAAGGGTACCAAATTGCGTTGGATGATTTTATTTTGTATGAGAATAGTGAAGATCATCATGAATTGATGAGGCTGGCAGATATAATAAAAGTTGATTTCTTGAATACATCCGTTGAAAAACGTACAGAAATCGAGGCTCTTGCCAAGCTGTTGAATGTGAAACTCCTTGCTGAAAAAGTGGAGACAATGGGAGAATACCATGAGGCAAAGAAGAAGGGCTATTCTTATTTCCAAGGTTATTTTTTCAGTAAGCCGATCATCTTATCTTCACATGACGTCCCTGCTTATTTTCATTCCTATTATAGTGTAATCCAGAATTTATCCGTTTCGGAGCCCAATATTCAAATCATTACAAATTTAATTGAACAGGATGTATCACTTTCCTATAAATTGCTTCGCCTCATCAACTCTCCTGCATACAGGCCAAAGCAAAAAATCTCTTCCATCAGGCAAGCCATTGTCTTGCTTGGGCTGATCGAAATTCAAAAGTGGATTTATGTGTTAGCGGTCAGGGAAAAAAATACTTTGGAAAACAAGATGTCAGAAGAAATAATCAGAACATGCCTTACCAGGGCAAAAATGTGCGAACTGATTGCAGGCAACAAAAAAGAGGAAAAAAAATCTTCTATGTACTTTTTGACGGGTATGTTTTCTATGCTTGATGCAATCCTGTCGATGCCGATGGAGCATATCGTAAAGGAACTGCCGCTGATGGATATCATCAGTGACGCATTGAAAGGGAAAGAGAATGATCTTAAGGACGTTTTGGATTTGGTGATAGCTGTGGAAAAAGCAGAATGGGAGAAGGTATTTGTATTATCAGGGAAAATCAACTCTGACCCGGCCAAGCTTTTTGAGTTTTACACATTTTCATGTTCTTGGGCAGAAGAGCTGCTGAAGGATGATCTCCTGCTTGTTCCTTGA
- a CDS encoding phosphatase PAP2 family protein has protein sequence MKIGIIAALIIIFTKSFLEIADDYNESEIRHFDSFVIAGVQGHVSPFWTKVMVSISFLGSVRWIMILSIATALILFLFKHRLLCLYVIFTVSLGGAFNWILKSIFQRQRPDIEPIIEEQGYSFPSGHSMGSFIFYGALAFIIFKLYEHRLAKAAGVLLVSLLVLAIGISRIYLGVHYPSDIVGGYTAGAAWTFICITGYSFLDFRLKKRLE, from the coding sequence GTGAAAATCGGAATAATAGCAGCATTAATTATCATTTTTACAAAGTCTTTTTTGGAGATTGCCGATGACTATAACGAATCAGAGATCAGACATTTCGATTCTTTCGTTATTGCAGGGGTACAAGGGCATGTGTCTCCGTTTTGGACAAAGGTGATGGTCAGTATATCATTTTTAGGATCGGTCCGGTGGATCATGATTTTGAGCATAGCAACTGCTTTGATCCTGTTCTTGTTCAAGCACCGCCTTCTTTGTTTATATGTCATATTTACGGTTTCACTTGGCGGGGCATTCAACTGGATTTTGAAGTCCATTTTTCAACGGCAAAGGCCAGATATTGAACCTATCATTGAAGAACAGGGATACAGTTTTCCGAGTGGACACTCCATGGGATCGTTTATCTTTTATGGTGCCTTGGCATTCATTATATTCAAGCTGTACGAACATAGATTGGCAAAAGCAGCGGGGGTGCTTCTAGTTAGTCTACTAGTACTGGCAATCGGAATCAGCAGGATTTATCTCGGCGTCCATTACCCTAGCGATATTGTAGGGGGCTATACAGCTGGTGCAGCATGGACATTCATTTGTATCACCGGCTACAGCTTTCTTGACTTTCGCCTTAAGAAAAGACTCGAATAA
- the pfkB gene encoding 1-phosphofructokinase, whose amino-acid sequence MIYTVTLNPSVDYLMEMDQLLEGSLNRSRTENYFPGGKGINVSRILRRLDTESTALGFTGGFTGEFIKEFLRKEGVKTKFANVNGTSRINVKVLTDTETELNANGPVIEREDTEGLLSMINEMTSSDILVFAGSVPSSMPNDFYRQMSQIASEKGVKLVIDAEKKLLQPVLEYHPFLLKPNHHELGDFYGVKIESVEDAVHYGKKLLSEGVSYLIVSMAEKGALLFHEDRVFYANSPKGTLISSVGAGDSMVAGFLSAVSKNLPIEEAFRWGAAAGTATAFSMGLADEQDIKSLLDQIEIKELIEE is encoded by the coding sequence ATGATTTACACCGTTACCTTAAACCCTTCAGTTGACTATCTGATGGAAATGGATCAGCTGCTTGAAGGCAGTCTGAACCGATCCCGTACAGAAAACTACTTCCCTGGAGGCAAGGGTATCAATGTCTCAAGAATTCTGCGAAGACTTGATACGGAAAGTACGGCATTAGGATTTACGGGAGGATTTACAGGAGAATTCATTAAAGAGTTTTTGAGAAAAGAAGGGGTAAAGACGAAATTTGCAAATGTAAATGGCACATCCCGAATCAATGTCAAGGTTTTAACGGATACAGAAACGGAACTGAATGCAAATGGACCTGTAATTGAAAGGGAAGATACAGAGGGGCTTTTGTCAATGATCAACGAAATGACATCTTCTGATATTTTGGTTTTTGCAGGAAGCGTCCCAAGTTCTATGCCAAACGATTTTTATCGGCAAATGTCGCAGATTGCTTCTGAAAAAGGTGTGAAGCTGGTCATTGATGCTGAAAAGAAATTGCTTCAGCCTGTTCTCGAGTACCATCCATTTCTTCTTAAGCCAAATCACCATGAATTAGGTGATTTTTATGGAGTGAAGATTGAAAGTGTTGAAGATGCCGTTCACTATGGAAAGAAGCTTCTTTCCGAAGGTGTTTCATACTTGATTGTTTCTATGGCTGAAAAGGGTGCGCTTTTGTTTCATGAAGATAGGGTCTTTTATGCCAATAGCCCTAAAGGAACCCTCATCAGCTCTGTAGGAGCAGGGGATTCAATGGTAGCCGGTTTTCTAAGTGCTGTTTCTAAAAACCTTCCGATTGAGGAAGCGTTTAGATGGGGCGCAGCTGCCGGAACAGCTACAGCCTTTTCCATGGGACTTGCAGATGAACAAGATATCAAAAGCCTATTGGACCAAATAGAGATCAAAGAGCTAATAGAGGAGTGA
- a CDS encoding DeoR/GlpR family DNA-binding transcription regulator: MLTEERQKLILQLLKEKDIVKVQEIMQMTNASESTIRRDLTQLEEKKYLKRVHGGAGRLQGKLNELSVSEKSSKNLHQKERIAKFAASLIEEGDSIYLDAGTTTLSMIPFLPKTDIVVVTNGLAHGQQLLEAGFKTYLLGGFIKSKTNAIIGRGAVNSLSDYRFDKAFMGANGVHGEYGYTTPDPEEAEVKKKAMDMARESYMLVDHTKFGEISFSKIEDLKNAVIITDEKLEDQHYTKYTTVKVVSP, translated from the coding sequence ATGCTCACGGAAGAAAGACAAAAATTGATCCTTCAACTCCTTAAAGAAAAGGATATTGTCAAGGTTCAAGAAATCATGCAAATGACCAATGCTTCAGAATCCACGATAAGAAGGGATTTAACTCAACTAGAGGAAAAGAAATATTTAAAAAGAGTTCATGGCGGAGCTGGAAGATTACAAGGAAAGCTCAATGAATTGAGCGTTTCGGAGAAATCATCCAAAAACCTTCATCAAAAGGAGAGGATTGCGAAATTCGCTGCAAGTCTCATAGAAGAAGGGGACAGCATTTATTTAGATGCAGGCACTACCACACTCTCTATGATTCCTTTTCTGCCTAAAACGGATATTGTCGTAGTCACTAACGGATTAGCCCATGGCCAACAGCTGTTGGAAGCAGGCTTTAAAACTTATCTGCTGGGTGGTTTTATTAAGTCTAAAACCAATGCCATCATCGGCAGGGGGGCAGTGAACTCTTTATCGGATTATCGGTTTGATAAAGCTTTTATGGGAGCGAATGGTGTCCATGGTGAATATGGGTACACCACGCCGGACCCCGAAGAAGCAGAGGTTAAGAAAAAAGCAATGGATATGGCTAGGGAATCATATATGCTTGTCGATCATACCAAATTTGGAGAAATATCGTTTTCTAAAATAGAAGACTTAAAGAATGCTGTGATCATTACTGATGAGAAGCTGGAAGACCAGCATTACACTAAATACACTACAGTAAAGGTTGTGTCACCATGA
- the ligD gene encoding DNA ligase D, translating into MLPTLTFNPSPAGNWSYEIKYDGFRAILYLDRNSISLISRNGKELLPQFPEIKTYLENHTSIIQNQLPMVLDCELVLLKNPYASDFACLQVRGRMKSASKIQEASQKRPSRLMVFDMLHVKGADLFNKPYSMRRKRLEDLFQTWDLEPESLIKLAATFQTIQDIWPIVDLYGSEGIVIKKTNSLWFSGKRSAEWLKFKNWNTLSCFISGYSTKNGYYEISIYKEGKVCRIGQFLSGASPEQKNALNDVIHSNGIKKEDGIIEIPPGICVDIYYLEMMDNELREPRLKDFRFDLKPEDCTFKKLLFDSQNFPKKSTLTHLDKPLWEKPAIDKLMYLSYLRKIAPYILPYLKDRELTVIRLPHGINGESFFQKNCPEYAPEYIKTHKNDNINYILCNDLASLIWLGNQLAIEFHIPFTQAGNSFPEEIVFDLDPPGREYFHLAVSAALKLKELFDGMSLISFVKTSGNKGLQVFVPLPSQKFTWEETRLFTEFIAKYLVTNHSEQFTIERLKKNRGKRLYFDYIQHAEGKTIIAPYSVRANADALLSAPLFWSDVSAELNIEDYTMDSVLHSLKKRGCPFSTYFQSKKRQPFSPILEFLKKGGN; encoded by the coding sequence ATGCTTCCAACTTTGACATTTAATCCTTCTCCAGCTGGAAATTGGTCTTATGAAATAAAATATGATGGTTTCAGAGCCATACTCTATCTGGACAGGAATAGTATTTCTTTAATAAGCAGAAATGGGAAAGAGCTTCTCCCTCAATTCCCTGAAATAAAAACATATTTGGAAAATCATACTTCCATAATCCAAAACCAACTGCCGATGGTCTTGGATTGCGAATTGGTTTTATTAAAAAACCCATATGCTTCAGATTTTGCATGTCTTCAGGTACGGGGAAGAATGAAGTCTGCCTCTAAAATTCAAGAAGCATCTCAAAAAAGGCCTTCCCGGCTTATGGTTTTTGACATGCTTCATGTAAAGGGAGCGGATTTGTTCAATAAACCGTATTCCATGAGAAGGAAGCGTCTGGAAGATTTATTTCAAACCTGGGATTTAGAACCTGAATCCTTAATCAAATTGGCAGCGACCTTTCAAACGATTCAAGATATATGGCCGATTGTTGATTTATATGGGAGCGAAGGCATCGTCATCAAAAAAACCAACAGCTTGTGGTTTTCTGGAAAACGGAGTGCTGAATGGCTTAAGTTCAAAAACTGGAATACTCTCTCATGTTTCATTTCAGGCTATTCAACAAAGAACGGTTATTATGAAATATCCATATATAAAGAAGGCAAGGTCTGCAGAATAGGGCAGTTCTTATCAGGTGCTTCTCCTGAACAAAAGAACGCATTAAATGATGTGATTCACTCCAACGGGATAAAAAAAGAAGATGGAATCATTGAAATTCCACCTGGAATCTGCGTTGATATCTATTACTTAGAAATGATGGATAACGAACTAAGGGAGCCAAGGCTGAAAGACTTTCGCTTTGATTTGAAACCTGAAGACTGCACGTTTAAAAAACTCCTTTTCGATTCTCAAAATTTCCCTAAAAAATCAACACTCACTCATTTAGATAAACCTTTGTGGGAAAAACCCGCCATTGATAAGTTGATGTATTTATCCTATCTTAGAAAAATTGCACCATATATCCTTCCGTACCTCAAAGATCGGGAATTAACAGTAATTCGACTGCCGCATGGGATAAACGGAGAATCCTTTTTTCAGAAAAATTGTCCTGAATACGCTCCCGAATACATCAAAACGCATAAAAATGACAATATCAATTATATTCTCTGCAATGACTTAGCATCTTTGATATGGCTCGGAAATCAATTGGCTATTGAGTTCCACATCCCTTTTACACAGGCTGGCAACTCTTTTCCTGAAGAAATCGTTTTTGACCTTGATCCACCTGGCAGGGAATATTTCCATCTTGCTGTTTCTGCCGCCCTCAAGCTGAAAGAACTATTCGACGGGATGAGCCTGATCAGCTTTGTAAAAACTTCAGGAAATAAAGGGCTGCAAGTATTTGTTCCGCTGCCTTCCCAAAAGTTCACGTGGGAAGAAACTAGACTGTTCACCGAATTTATTGCGAAATATCTAGTCACAAACCACTCTGAACAGTTTACGATAGAACGCCTAAAGAAAAATCGAGGGAAGCGGCTTTATTTTGATTACATACAGCACGCCGAGGGCAAGACCATCATTGCCCCCTACTCAGTGCGGGCAAATGCAGATGCACTGCTCTCTGCTCCTTTATTCTGGTCTGACGTTTCTGCTGAACTTAACATCGAAGATTATACAATGGATTCTGTCTTACACTCCCTCAAAAAAAGAGGCTGCCCTTTCTCCACTTATTTCCAAAGCAAAAAAAGACAGCCGTTTTCCCCTATCCTGGAGTTTTTAAAAAAGGGAGGAAATTAA
- the dapF gene encoding diaminopimelate epimerase, producing MNIQLYKCHGSENDFLLIDEMTHKYQFSEEDRQNLAIALCDRKSSLGADGILFVIGSQHADARMRVFNSDGSEASMCGNGLRCVARYVSELTKKDKLLIETMKADLTVEASQPLFEEIPTYSVEISPVLFDLQALPMNLDKETLLNEMVPQLSEELMFSAVAVPNPHLISFVDTDAIRSNEQKVISEYVNGPNDLFPDGVNVSFVHSLDPQKIYVRTFERGVGFTNACGTAMSASSLISTMLKINSAEEAIEVFNNGGKVQCKIVKNEETGKYSIRLIGNATYLFQASVELDVKMPEDFTVLDKKEFEEQGQYERLSEEVKNYLEEKIFFN from the coding sequence ATGAATATCCAGCTTTATAAGTGCCATGGTTCTGAAAATGACTTCTTATTAATAGATGAGATGACTCATAAGTACCAATTTTCAGAGGAGGATCGGCAAAATTTAGCCATTGCTCTTTGTGACAGAAAGTCTTCACTGGGTGCAGACGGTATCCTCTTTGTTATAGGGAGTCAACATGCAGATGCGAGAATGAGAGTATTCAATTCTGATGGATCCGAAGCGTCAATGTGTGGAAATGGGCTGAGATGCGTGGCAAGATACGTATCAGAACTGACGAAAAAAGATAAATTGCTTATTGAGACAATGAAGGCTGATTTGACAGTTGAAGCTTCGCAGCCCTTATTTGAAGAGATTCCTACTTATAGTGTTGAAATCTCCCCTGTCCTTTTTGATTTGCAGGCCCTGCCTATGAACTTGGATAAAGAAACATTATTGAATGAAATGGTGCCGCAGCTTTCAGAGGAATTGATGTTTTCAGCCGTTGCAGTTCCCAATCCACACTTAATAAGCTTTGTAGACACTGATGCTATTCGGTCAAATGAACAAAAAGTCATTTCTGAATATGTGAATGGACCTAATGATCTATTTCCTGATGGTGTGAACGTCAGCTTTGTTCATAGTCTGGATCCGCAGAAAATCTATGTCAGAACGTTTGAAAGAGGCGTAGGATTTACAAATGCTTGCGGTACAGCTATGTCTGCTTCAAGCTTGATTTCCACTATGCTAAAAATCAATTCTGCAGAAGAGGCTATTGAAGTGTTTAATAACGGCGGCAAAGTACAATGTAAGATTGTAAAAAATGAGGAGACCGGCAAATATTCAATCCGCTTGATTGGAAATGCCACGTATCTATTCCAGGCATCTGTGGAATTGGATGTGAAAATGCCTGAGGACTTCACTGTTCTTGATAAAAAGGAATTCGAGGAACAGGGGCAATACGAGAGGCTAAGCGAAGAAGTGAAGAATTATCTGGAAGAAAAAATCTTTTTTAATTGA
- a CDS encoding DedA family protein: MMQPIIDFLIQLGWIGLLIGVAFEALSIPIPSSFFIVFYGYMLKPGLLEIFLIGLLITGVYIIFSFVPYWLSIKFEDKLKSKISKKKMKKAMNWIDKYGDWSIALGRIFGMGYIAFIGGFCKIKPMKYALLTFIGVYPLAVLFVYLGTLGNIKAINGMINHVSWWAGGIILIIAVIIFGMKYLRKRNRMAHEQQ; the protein is encoded by the coding sequence ATGATGCAGCCAATAATAGATTTTCTCATTCAACTTGGTTGGATCGGGTTATTGATTGGAGTGGCGTTTGAAGCTCTTTCAATCCCTATTCCTTCATCTTTCTTTATCGTATTTTATGGCTATATGCTAAAACCTGGACTACTGGAAATTTTCTTGATCGGTTTACTTATTACAGGTGTATATATCATTTTCAGTTTTGTGCCCTATTGGCTGAGCATAAAGTTTGAAGATAAACTTAAAAGTAAAATATCCAAAAAGAAAATGAAAAAGGCCATGAATTGGATTGATAAATATGGTGATTGGTCCATTGCATTAGGCAGAATATTCGGGATGGGCTATATAGCTTTTATAGGCGGATTCTGTAAAATTAAACCAATGAAATACGCTTTACTAACGTTTATTGGTGTATACCCTCTAGCGGTCCTTTTCGTCTATTTGGGGACATTAGGAAATATTAAAGCAATCAACGGGATGATCAATCATGTGTCGTGGTGGGCTGGAGGAATAATTCTCATCATAGCCGTCATTATTTTTGGAATGAAATATTTAAGGAAAAGAAACAGGATGGCCCATGAACAGCAATAA
- a CDS encoding Ku protein → MHTIWKGSISFGLVNIPIKLHAATEDKDIKLRSLHKKCHTPIKYEKICPVCEEELSPDDIVKGYEATKGKFIVLEDEELNELKKATEEKAVEIVDFIKMTEIDPIYFNRSYYMSPNDTGLKAYSLLREALTETKKAGIAKIVMRSKEQLAVIRVYNNTLLMETIHFPDEVRSVEDVPNVPEKSDVSKKELETAILLIDQLTTKFEPEKYEDEYRSKLLKLIESKQAGKEVVTPKPKEKKTNVSDLMSALQASIDQSKPKNTKKPAAKRKTTGKKKAE, encoded by the coding sequence ATGCACACAATTTGGAAAGGGAGCATCAGTTTTGGACTGGTCAACATCCCCATTAAACTCCATGCAGCTACAGAGGATAAGGACATTAAGCTGCGTTCACTTCATAAAAAATGCCATACACCCATCAAATATGAAAAAATATGTCCTGTATGTGAAGAGGAATTGTCACCGGATGATATTGTGAAGGGATACGAAGCAACCAAAGGGAAATTTATTGTATTAGAAGATGAAGAGTTGAATGAATTAAAAAAAGCTACTGAAGAAAAAGCGGTAGAGATTGTTGATTTTATAAAAATGACTGAAATTGACCCAATCTATTTCAACAGAAGCTATTATATGTCGCCAAATGATACGGGCCTAAAAGCATACTCCTTATTAAGGGAGGCTCTCACTGAAACCAAAAAGGCAGGGATCGCTAAAATTGTCATGCGTTCAAAAGAACAGCTTGCTGTCATCAGGGTATATAATAATACGCTATTGATGGAAACCATCCACTTTCCGGATGAAGTGAGAAGTGTTGAGGACGTACCTAACGTTCCTGAAAAAAGTGATGTATCAAAAAAGGAATTGGAGACAGCCATCCTCTTAATTGATCAATTAACAACAAAATTCGAACCTGAAAAATATGAAGATGAGTACCGTTCAAAATTATTAAAGTTGATTGAATCCAAACAGGCAGGAAAAGAAGTGGTTACGCCTAAACCTAAGGAAAAGAAAACGAATGTAAGTGATTTGATGAGTGCGCTGCAGGCGTCCATTGATCAATCCAAACCTAAAAATACAAAGAAACCTGCAGCAAAGCGAAAAACCACCGGGAAGAAGAAAGCAGAATAA
- a CDS encoding M4 family metallopeptidase has product MTLKNKWMSAASAVVLSASLLSVGGAASAKESDPAANVKADSKINWSEQFSGKVPSFARGKLSSKSVHNEKDVKKFFKENKDLFKIDPDMKLTFVKQETDKLGMTHYTFVPSIQNVPIDTSRVMVHTDKDGNVVAVNGELHPGAPDKVKQSKKLSKKDALTAAWKEIGVDKSQADKKVKTLKGEKSTLTEKSDLVVFNKDDQYTLAYHVQLQFAEPYPANWQIWVNAEDGSILKSINQVNDATGTGTGVLGDTKSVNTYYYNSTYYLFDISKPMNGVIETLDNYNGGDSYLPGYYITETTNKFTKEREKAAVDAHYYAGKVFDFYYNNFGRVSWDNQGSDITSTVHYGSNYNNAAWIGNQMIYGDGDGSTFTYLSGANDVVAHELTHAVTQTTAGLNYENQPGALNESFSDVFGYFLDPGDWLMGEDVYTPYKSGDALRSLSNPPLYGQPDNMSNYQNLPNTSAGDWGGVHTNSGIPNKAAYYTVNNVGLAKAEQIYYRALTVYMTPNSTFSDARAALVQSAQDLYGSSTASSVAAAWNNVGVY; this is encoded by the coding sequence ATGACATTAAAAAACAAATGGATGTCAGCGGCAAGTGCAGTTGTATTATCAGCAAGTTTATTATCAGTTGGAGGTGCCGCTTCGGCGAAAGAATCAGACCCGGCAGCAAATGTGAAGGCTGATTCGAAAATCAATTGGAGCGAACAATTTTCCGGAAAGGTTCCATCATTTGCTAGAGGAAAGTTAAGCAGCAAAAGTGTTCACAATGAGAAGGATGTTAAGAAATTCTTTAAAGAAAACAAGGATTTATTTAAAATCGATCCAGACATGAAACTCACTTTTGTTAAGCAAGAAACGGACAAGCTTGGCATGACCCACTACACATTTGTTCCATCCATCCAAAATGTCCCTATTGATACTTCCAGAGTCATGGTCCATACAGACAAAGACGGAAATGTAGTTGCTGTGAATGGGGAGCTTCATCCAGGAGCCCCTGATAAAGTGAAACAATCGAAAAAATTATCCAAAAAAGATGCGTTGACAGCCGCTTGGAAAGAAATTGGAGTAGATAAATCGCAGGCGGACAAAAAAGTGAAGACGCTAAAGGGAGAAAAAAGCACCCTTACGGAAAAATCTGATCTTGTCGTCTTCAACAAGGATGACCAATATACTTTGGCATATCATGTACAGCTGCAATTTGCAGAACCATATCCGGCAAACTGGCAAATCTGGGTGAATGCTGAAGACGGATCAATCTTAAAATCCATCAATCAAGTCAATGATGCCACAGGAACCGGAACTGGCGTCCTTGGGGATACAAAATCTGTCAATACGTACTACTATAACAGCACTTATTATTTATTTGATATCTCTAAACCAATGAATGGCGTAATCGAAACGCTGGATAACTATAATGGCGGGGATTCTTATCTCCCTGGCTACTACATCACAGAGACTACTAATAAATTTACGAAAGAAAGAGAAAAAGCAGCGGTAGATGCCCACTATTATGCGGGCAAAGTATTTGATTTCTACTATAATAATTTCGGCCGCGTAAGCTGGGATAATCAAGGATCTGACATCACATCAACTGTCCATTACGGCAGCAATTATAATAATGCTGCATGGATCGGAAACCAAATGATTTATGGCGATGGCGACGGTTCAACTTTCACGTATTTATCAGGGGCCAATGATGTCGTAGCCCACGAGTTGACTCATGCAGTGACGCAAACCACAGCAGGATTGAATTATGAAAATCAGCCGGGTGCATTGAATGAATCCTTCTCTGATGTATTTGGATACTTCCTTGATCCGGGCGATTGGCTGATGGGCGAAGACGTTTACACGCCGTATAAGAGCGGCGATGCCCTTCGCAGCCTATCCAATCCTCCGCTTTATGGACAACCAGATAATATGAGCAATTATCAAAACCTGCCTAATACATCCGCTGGAGATTGGGGAGGCGTGCATACCAATAGTGGAATCCCGAATAAAGCAGCATACTATACTGTCAACAATGTTGGATTGGCAAAAGCAGAACAAATCTACTATCGTGCACTTACTGTCTATATGACTCCTAACAGCACATTCTCTGATGCAAGGGCTGCACTTGTTCAATCTGCACAAGATCTTTACGGCTCTTCGACAGCATCTTCTGTAGCTGCTGCATGGAACAATGTAGGTGTTTATTAA
- a CDS encoding DUF421 domain-containing protein has product MIEVIWKAIVMILTGTILLRIAGRKSISQMNVAQTVIIFAVGSIIIQPFIYHDVFRTIVAASVFVLILIIMEFLQIKFNFFERFLTGTSIILIEDGELQVNNLKKLRFSVDELEMHLRQKGVSSIHDVKMATLESNGMIGYELKDYAKPLTVGDFEKMLPMLVLKHTEQPPGPIFQEVEQKKSNHDNQEKLN; this is encoded by the coding sequence ATGATTGAAGTTATTTGGAAAGCCATCGTAATGATCCTCACAGGAACCATTCTACTGAGGATTGCTGGCAGGAAATCAATAAGTCAAATGAATGTGGCTCAAACAGTCATTATTTTTGCAGTAGGTTCAATCATTATTCAGCCATTCATTTACCATGATGTATTTCGCACGATTGTAGCAGCGAGCGTATTTGTTTTGATTTTAATTATCATGGAGTTCCTGCAAATAAAATTTAATTTTTTTGAACGTTTCTTAACAGGTACTTCAATCATTCTTATTGAAGATGGTGAATTGCAGGTCAATAACTTAAAAAAACTGAGATTTTCCGTTGATGAACTGGAAATGCACCTTCGGCAAAAAGGTGTATCCAGCATTCACGATGTGAAAATGGCTACTTTAGAGTCGAATGGAATGATTGGTTACGAATTAAAAGACTATGCAAAGCCTTTGACAGTTGGAGATTTTGAAAAGATGCTTCCCATGCTTGTATTAAAACATACGGAACAGCCTCCAGGGCCAATATTTCAAGAAGTCGAGCAAAAAAAATCAAATCATGATAATCAGGAAAAATTAAATTAG